The following proteins come from a genomic window of Lemur catta isolate mLemCat1 chromosome 4, mLemCat1.pri, whole genome shotgun sequence:
- the LOC123636950 gene encoding LOW QUALITY PROTEIN: putative activator of 90 kDa heat shock protein ATPase homolog 2 (The sequence of the model RefSeq protein was modified relative to this genomic sequence to represent the inferred CDS: inserted 2 bases in 1 codon; deleted 1 base in 1 codon) produces MFISLRDSSVVALGVTRLNVTMCDSKALSSLHGSVNVNVSKKKGDGDILKDLMKTAGTAKVREALGDYLKALKTEFTMGMILPTKAMATQELTVKRKLSENTLQVQASSPVALGVKTPTVALHMMERFDTTVERLYSVFTVKDLTNKKIVMKWRCSHKWRCSIWPEEHHAIVVLNSVPTVGQTELQLDCKGVPVCKEENMKXCWQKQHFEEIKGLLQLTTLNG; encoded by the exons atgtttatcaGCCTGCGTGATTCCAGTGTGGTAGCTCTG GGTGTTACCAGGCTAAACGTGACGATGTGTGACAGTAAAGCGCTGAGCAGCTTGCACGGCTCGGTgaat GTGAACGTGAGTAAAAAGAAAGGAGATGGGGATATACTGAAGGATCTTATGAAAACTGCAGGCACCGCCAAGGTCAGGGAGGCCCTTGGAGATTACCTGAAGGCACTCAAGACAG AATTTACAATGGGAATGATTTTACCAACGAAAGCTATGGCAACCCAAGAATTGACTGTTAAAAGGAAACTGAGTGAGAATACCTTGCAG GTTCAGGCCTCATCTCCAGTAGCACTGGGTGTAAAGACTCCCACTGTAGCTCTGCACATGATGGAACGGTTTGATACAACTGTAGAGCGGCTGTACAGTGTCTTCACTGTGAAGGAC ttaacaAATAAAAAGATCGTCATGAAATGGAGATGTAGTCAT AAATGGAGATGTAGTATCTGGCCAGAAG aacACCATGCAATAGTTGTACTGAATTCTGTGCCTACTGTAGGGCAAACGGAATTACAACTGGACTGTAAAGGAGTTCCTGTCTGTAAAGAAGAGAACATGAA TTGTTGGCAGAAGCagcattttgaagaaataaaaggttTACTGCAGCTGACGACCCTAAACGGTTAA